The genomic window AGAGAATTTCTGCAGGATTGATTATCCCACCCGATTAGATAGAGCAAGAAAACTTGGATATAAGGCTAAACAAGGGTTTGTTCTGGTTAGAGGCAGAGTAAGAAAAGGAACCCTTCAGAAGAGAAAAATAAGAAAAGGAAGAAGGGCCAAGCGAAGAGGAATTGTAAAGATTACAGCTGGTAAGAGCTTGCAGAGAATAGCAGAGGAGAGGGCAGCGAAAAAATATCCTAATTTAGAAGTTCTAAACTCATACTGGGTTGGAAGTGATGGCAAGCATGAATGGTTCGAGATTATCATGGTCGATCCTCATCACCCCGTAATAATGAATGATCCGAAGATCAACTGGATATGCGATCCTGTGCACAAGGGCCGGGCAAATCGCGGTTTAACTTCTGCTGGGAAGAAGGGGAGGGGGCTCCGCAACAAAGGTCGAGGGGCCGAGAAGGTAAGACCGTCGATCGGTGCTCACGACAGAAAGGGCAAGTAACCTCAGGTAACTATATCTGAGAGCTTTCGACTCACTTCCTCATCATCAAGTCCAACTAACGGAAAGAAGGCAGGAACGGAAATCTTCACAGATTTTATCTTCTCCATGTCCTGGGATCTGTAGCCAAATACGACAGCTAGCGCCTTAAACTCCTGGATCAAACATTCAATGTCTTTCGGAGGCACTGCCTTCAAATTGGGATCCCAAGACCTGAGCTTGTCGATGAGTTCGTTAGAATTACTGACGACGATTGCACGGCAGCCTCTTTTCATCATAAGCCATGTTGCTAGGATATCATGTTCATTTTCGACTATTGACAGCACCCTTCCCTGAGAGCCCAATGGAAGACCACCGGGACCTTGTATTTTATCGACAAAAAAATACGCCCTTGGTCCCCTAATCTCTATGAATATTTCGATGTCGGGATGCGATAAATCCACTCGGATGCCCTTTTCTGCATTTGCTGCCAGTATGGTTGCACCGAGCTCCTTCGCAACTTCCATGCTCGTAAAATTATGCGATCCTGTTCTTCTCACGCGAAGGGCAAATTTTGCGCCTAAAAAAAGCCTACGAGCAAAATATTCAGTGACAAAAACTTTCATCGCATTGATGTCGCTATTGCACACACTTACCGTGCTTATGGATGCCACTCCAAATGTGTGTTTCAAGCACTCGATTGCGCGTGATGCATCGTCTGTTTCTAGAAAGATCCTCCCTCTTTCTCCGCTGATAAGACATTCAATTCCTTGTTTCGAAAAGTAATCAAGAATATTATTGATGAGAATTCTCTCAAAAAGTCTTCGGACAGAGTCACTCTTGAGTCCGATCTCGGCATAACGAAGAAGAAGTAGCGCCATTCAAAATAGCGAATTATGATCGATTATAAAATACATGTACCCCCACGCACGTTCCTCAAGAAAAACATCCTTTTTTCGAGATGCAAAAAAAGAAGGCATAGCGAGAGAATAATTCTTAAGGCCGCAATGCAGTTTCCTTTAAAATTTATATCTACCGGCGATATCAAATGGACATATCAGTACTCATTGGCTTGTTGATTTTTTCGCTTATTGCTGGCCTAATTGGATCATTGTTAGGGCTCGGGGGTGGAATCATTATCATTCCCGCCCTCACACTAATATTTGGCTATGAAATGCAAGTTGCGATTGGAGCAAGCTTAGTCGGTGTGATTGCAACATCGACGGGAGCTGCTACACACTACGTGCACGAAAAGATGGTCAATATAAGACTTGGAATGGTGCTTGAAACAGCAACGACCACAGGCTCCATTATCGGTGCGCTTATCGCAGTATATACTGATCAAAGTTTGTTAGCTATCGGATTCGGAATTTTTCTGATTTACGGCGCTGTTTACATGGTACGCAGACCGGAACGCCTATCTGCCAAAGTGATGAAGTCTCAAAAAAAATTGCTCAGGATAAAAGGCAATTATCTAGATAAGAAATTGAATCAAGAGATTAGCTACGAAGTCGAAAATCTCGACCGCGGTCTCGCTGCGAGTACGGGTGCTGGAATAATGTCAGGACTTCTCGGAGTTGGTGGTGGCTTGGTGAAAGTTCCGGTTATGAACTCGTGGATGAATGTCCCTATGAAGGTCGCCACAGCCACGAGTAATTTCATGATCGGCGTTACGGCACTTTCTGGTGCGATTATATACTTTGGATATGGTTATTTATCACCAGTTTTGACCGGAATTGTCGCCGTTGGGGTGTTTTTTGGTGCAACGATAGGTTCTCGAATCACACATCTTTTGACCGGGGCTGGTATAAGGAAATTCTTTGCGATCGTTATGATGTTTATCGCGATTCTTATGTTCCTTAGGGGGACCGGCGTATTGGTGATAGGGTGAGACTTTGGACGAAAGAGATCGATTGAATACGGCCGTTAGGTACATTCTCATGGGCGGAATTATAACGAGCACATCTCTACTCATCGTGGGCCTTCTTGCTCTTTCTATATCGCCAGCTTCATGGTCCAATGTCATTATTCCAATTGATCAGATTCCATCAGAGATTGCTCAAGGTAACCCAGTCGCCGTAATTACACTTGGCATTTTAATCTTGATAGCGACTCCATTGATGAGAATCCTAACCGCATTGTTTGTTTTTGTCCTAGAAAGAGATCTAAAATATGCTGGTATTTCCTCCTTCATTTTGATCATCGTCGCGATCGCTGTGATTATAGGTGTCACTTGAATATACACCAAGAAACGTGCTAGAATATTTTCCTTCTTGGCAGAGGAGATGCCCTCAGGAAGCATATAATTGGCATGCGCTCATAATTAATGATGAAAGGTTGAATTGAGAGACAAGAAA from Methanomassiliicoccales archaeon includes these protein-coding regions:
- a CDS encoding 50S ribosomal protein L15e, with amino-acid sequence MVKNPEDFKKESSEEEASEEKFVSGKNIYHYIAEAWNDPGNSFVKELQYERLIQWRREENFCRIDYPTRLDRARKLGYKAKQGFVLVRGRVRKGTLQKRKIRKGRRAKRRGIVKITAGKSLQRIAEERAAKKYPNLEVLNSYWVGSDGKHEWFEIIMVDPHHPVIMNDPKINWICDPVHKGRANRGLTSAGKKGRGLRNKGRGAEKVRPSIGAHDRKGK
- a CDS encoding THUMP domain-containing protein; this encodes MALLLLRYAEIGLKSDSVRRLFERILINNILDYFSKQGIECLISGERGRIFLETDDASRAIECLKHTFGVASISTVSVCNSDINAMKVFVTEYFARRLFLGAKFALRVRRTGSHNFTSMEVAKELGATILAANAEKGIRVDLSHPDIEIFIEIRGPRAYFFVDKIQGPGGLPLGSQGRVLSIVENEHDILATWLMMKRGCRAIVVSNSNELIDKLRSWDPNLKAVPPKDIECLIQEFKALAVVFGYRSQDMEKIKSVKISVPAFFPLVGLDDEEVSRKLSDIVT
- a CDS encoding sulfite exporter TauE/SafE family protein, with translation MDISVLIGLLIFSLIAGLIGSLLGLGGGIIIIPALTLIFGYEMQVAIGASLVGVIATSTGAATHYVHEKMVNIRLGMVLETATTTGSIIGALIAVYTDQSLLAIGFGIFLIYGAVYMVRRPERLSAKVMKSQKKLLRIKGNYLDKKLNQEISYEVENLDRGLAASTGAGIMSGLLGVGGGLVKVPVMNSWMNVPMKVATATSNFMIGVTALSGAIIYFGYGYLSPVLTGIVAVGVFFGATIGSRITHLLTGAGIRKFFAIVMMFIAILMFLRGTGVLVIG
- a CDS encoding DUF1634 domain-containing protein, encoding MDERDRLNTAVRYILMGGIITSTSLLIVGLLALSISPASWSNVIIPIDQIPSEIAQGNPVAVITLGILILIATPLMRILTALFVFVLERDLKYAGISSFILIIVAIAVIIGVT